The following proteins are co-located in the Deinococcus metallilatus genome:
- a CDS encoding YbfB/YjiJ family MFS transporter produces the protein MTVPEPLARALWRMALLSLGGAVALGFARFAYALILPAMRADLHWSFTLAGAMNAANAVGYLLGALTATRAAARWGLRGVFAGGMALTALSLLACALTGVAPALLALRFLAGVGGALVFVTGGALAALAARAHPERSALLLGVFYGGAGLGILASALLLPPLLASGWRGAWAVLGAVSLLALAATLPALARLPDLVAGGAGTRRASLVPLAWALAAYAAFGVGYIAYMTFIIAFLRAGGAGDLVTMFWAVLGAAVMLSALAWQRPATRLPGARAMGAQMLTLALGAALPLLSTSPAALLASGLLFGGSFLAVVTFTTILTRRTLPEAAWGQGIAAFTVIFAAGQTLGPLLTGALSDAAGGLRAGLGVSALVLLFGAGLAWGQPTAADR, from the coding sequence TTGACCGTCCCCGAACCGCTCGCCCGCGCCCTGTGGCGGATGGCCCTGCTCTCCCTCGGCGGCGCGGTCGCCCTGGGGTTCGCGCGCTTCGCCTACGCGCTGATCCTGCCCGCGATGCGCGCGGACCTGCACTGGTCCTTCACGCTGGCCGGGGCGATGAACGCCGCGAACGCCGTGGGGTACCTGCTGGGTGCGCTGACCGCCACCCGCGCCGCCGCCCGCTGGGGGCTGCGGGGCGTCTTCGCGGGAGGGATGGCGCTGACCGCCCTCTCCCTGCTCGCCTGCGCGCTCACGGGGGTGGCCCCGGCGCTGCTCGCCCTGCGGTTCCTGGCGGGGGTGGGGGGCGCCCTGGTGTTCGTGACCGGTGGCGCGCTCGCCGCCCTCGCCGCCCGCGCCCATCCGGAGCGCAGCGCCCTGCTCCTGGGTGTGTTCTACGGCGGGGCGGGCCTGGGCATTCTGGCGTCCGCGCTGCTGCTGCCGCCGCTGCTCGCCTCCGGCTGGCGGGGGGCCTGGGCGGTGCTGGGCGCGGTGTCGCTGCTGGCGCTGGCGGCCACCCTCCCGGCGCTGGCGCGTCTGCCGGACCTGGTGGCGGGTGGGGCGGGCACCCGGCGGGCCTCCCTCGTGCCGCTGGCCTGGGCCCTGGCCGCCTACGCCGCTTTTGGTGTCGGGTACATCGCCTACATGACCTTTATCATCGCGTTCCTGCGGGCGGGTGGGGCGGGCGATCTGGTGACGATGTTCTGGGCGGTGCTGGGCGCGGCGGTGATGCTCAGCGCCCTGGCCTGGCAGCGGCCCGCCACCCGCCTCCCCGGCGCCCGCGCGATGGGCGCGCAGATGCTGACGCTGGCCCTGGGTGCGGCGCTGCCCCTGCTCTCCACCTCGCCCGCCGCGCTGCTCGCCTCCGGGCTGCTGTTCGGTGGGAGCTTCCTGGCGGTCGTCACCTTCACCACCATCCTCACGCGGCGCACGCTGCCCGAAGCGGCCTGGGGTCAGGGCATCGCGGCCTTTACCGTGATTTTCGCCGCCGGGCAGACGCTGGGGCCGCTGCTGACCGGGGCGCTGTCGGACGCGGCGGGGGGCCTGCGGGCGGGGCTGGGCGTCTCGGCGCTCGTGCTGCTCTTCGGGGCGGGCTTGGCGTGGGGGCAGCCCACGGCGGCAGATCGCTGA
- a CDS encoding single-stranded DNA-binding protein, giving the protein MADLDRVREALRASLTAWAVAEVRGDQARVTLAPAPDALAMHLERVDPGWSLTWACESVAPPVARARLSVLGATREGLASGHTLQDAKLRALADAARFFGVPTPTEAQWVEYDPEEGPNTADLDAEAEGAAAPAARPAARPPEPPRDPQMEKARRHIEDLLEQLKAAGKGGEATRVLLRGYGETVEESRAIYKELQAILRG; this is encoded by the coding sequence ATGGCCGACCTTGACCGTGTCCGTGAGGCCCTGCGCGCCAGTCTCACCGCCTGGGCGGTGGCGGAGGTGCGGGGGGACCAGGCCCGCGTGACCCTCGCCCCCGCGCCCGATGCGCTCGCCATGCACCTGGAGCGCGTGGACCCGGGGTGGTCGCTGACCTGGGCCTGCGAGAGCGTCGCGCCGCCCGTCGCGCGCGCCCGCCTGAGCGTTCTGGGCGCCACCCGCGAGGGCCTCGCCAGCGGCCACACCTTGCAGGACGCCAAGCTGCGCGCCCTGGCCGACGCCGCGCGCTTCTTCGGCGTGCCCACCCCCACCGAGGCGCAGTGGGTGGAATACGACCCGGAGGAAGGCCCCAACACCGCCGACCTGGACGCCGAGGCCGAAGGAGCCGCCGCGCCCGCCGCCCGCCCCGCGGCCCGACCCCCGGAGCCGCCCCGCGATCCCCAGATGGAAAAGGCCCGCCGCCATATCGAGGACCTGCTGGAGCAGCTCAAGGCGGCGGGCAAGGGCGGCGAGGCGACCCGCGTGCTGCTGCGCGGCTACGGCGAGACGGTGGAGGAAAGCCGCGCCATCTACAAGGAACTCCAGGCGATCCTGAGGGGCTAG
- a CDS encoding response regulator transcription factor, which produces MIRVLLAEDQALVLGALAALLSLEGDLDVVGTAADGEAALKLACELRPDVLITDIEMPRLSGLDLAERLRESCPEVRVVIVTTFARAGYLRRALEVGARGYLLKDAPASDLAEAIRRVHAGGRAIDPGLAAEAWGERDPLTERERQVLREAEAGASTAAIAARLGLSEGTVRNYLSEAISKLGCENRIEAARKAREQGWL; this is translated from the coding sequence GTGATCCGCGTGCTGCTGGCCGAGGACCAGGCGCTGGTGCTGGGGGCGCTGGCGGCGCTGCTGTCACTGGAAGGCGACCTGGACGTGGTGGGCACCGCGGCGGACGGCGAGGCGGCCCTGAAGCTGGCCTGCGAGCTACGGCCCGATGTGCTGATCACCGATATCGAGATGCCACGCCTGAGCGGGCTGGACCTGGCCGAACGGCTACGGGAAAGTTGCCCGGAGGTCCGGGTGGTCATCGTGACGACCTTTGCGCGGGCCGGGTATCTGCGCCGCGCGCTGGAAGTGGGGGCGCGCGGGTATCTCCTCAAGGACGCCCCCGCTTCCGACCTGGCAGAGGCCATTCGCCGTGTCCATGCAGGTGGACGGGCCATCGACCCCGGCCTGGCTGCCGAGGCGTGGGGCGAGCGCGATCCCCTCACCGAGCGTGAGCGGCAGGTGCTGCGTGAGGCGGAGGCCGGGGCGAGTACCGCCGCCATCGCCGCCCGGCTGGGCCTCTCGGAAGGCACCGTCCGCAATTATCTCTCGGAGGCGATCAGCAAACTCGGCTGCGAGAACCGCATCGAGGCGGCGCGCAAGGCGCGCGAGCAGGGCTGGCTGTGA
- a CDS encoding metallophosphoesterase: MQKFIAVGDVHADWAGLWAALRAASCADADLRPTPPVQAGLYQVVLIGDLVHPKNERDYARLTGLARFDPRNPDHLFLAAREQVRHLEQLRAYQAAAPHAVHLLLGNHDAAVLNPHYVLGTSSGLIHVEFDPAHGGLHLPEHLRAWMQGFPRELRVGNVQFAHVSPLPAHLHYDDLFYADPSTKRWFRDSPEYVRMAGLSFGVYGHTQPGGGVLLDEAAGLAMIDALHEREYLELLLNPARPDPVQAVRAVPF, encoded by the coding sequence GTGCAGAAGTTCATCGCGGTGGGCGACGTACATGCCGACTGGGCCGGGTTGTGGGCGGCGTTGCGGGCAGCGAGCTGTGCGGACGCCGACCTGCGGCCCACCCCACCGGTGCAGGCCGGGCTGTATCAGGTGGTGCTGATCGGTGACCTGGTCCACCCCAAGAACGAACGCGATTACGCGCGGTTGACCGGCCTGGCCCGCTTCGACCCGCGCAACCCCGATCACCTCTTCCTAGCGGCGCGGGAGCAGGTGAGGCACCTCGAACAGTTGCGCGCCTACCAGGCCGCCGCCCCCCACGCGGTCCACCTCCTGCTGGGCAACCACGACGCCGCCGTGCTGAATCCCCATTATGTGCTGGGGACCAGCAGCGGCCTGATTCACGTGGAGTTCGACCCCGCGCATGGGGGCCTGCACCTGCCCGAACACCTGCGGGCCTGGATGCAGGGCTTTCCCCGCGAGTTGCGCGTCGGGAACGTGCAGTTCGCCCACGTCTCCCCGCTCCCCGCCCACCTGCACTACGACGACCTCTTCTACGCCGACCCCAGCACCAAGCGCTGGTTCCGCGACAGCCCCGAGTACGTGCGGATGGCGGGCCTGAGCTTCGGCGTCTACGGCCATACCCAGCCGGGGGGGGGCGTGCTGCTCGACGAGGCGGCGGGCCTGGCGATGATCGACGCGCTGCACGAGCGCGAGTATCTGGAACTGCTCCTCAATCCCGCGCGGCCGGACCCCGTGCAGGCGGTGCGGGCGGTCCCCTTCTAG
- a CDS encoding sensor histidine kinase: MKVFRQRLTVWDVFPLLWLMFLGFPVIGFFGEARTPAQAALFWGLLAGFLAVYWRVFMRPHSERWALIGWAYTLLTYLLLFPVIGGTASAFLIYGGSLIGMQGSVALALWLAFLNAQVMVLPLWTGQYGTGDLGWLVPNVVFTLVAAYANHASYRQRITSDRLAQVQAEKEALAADAERERIARDLHDLLGHTLSVIVLKSELASKLAERDPARAAGEIREVERISREALSEVRAAVSGYRGSGLKAELARAKVALDAAGVRLEYGGQPGPLPPEVEHGMSMVLREAVTNVVRHARASECRVSITRAGGYSRLEIVDDGVGGAAPEGTGLTSMRERVRALGGEFTRDGTAGTRLVASFPGAEGSGPRAGSERLSGPLPSSPRRRPQ, translated from the coding sequence ATGAAGGTGTTCCGACAGCGACTCACCGTCTGGGACGTGTTCCCGCTGCTGTGGCTGATGTTCCTGGGCTTTCCGGTCATCGGCTTTTTCGGGGAGGCGCGCACCCCCGCGCAGGCGGCGCTGTTCTGGGGCCTCCTGGCGGGCTTCCTGGCGGTGTACTGGCGGGTCTTCATGCGGCCCCATTCGGAACGCTGGGCCCTGATCGGGTGGGCGTACACGCTGCTGACCTACCTGCTGCTGTTCCCCGTGATCGGCGGCACGGCGAGCGCCTTTTTGATCTACGGCGGCAGCCTGATCGGGATGCAGGGCAGCGTCGCGCTGGCGCTCTGGCTGGCCTTTCTGAACGCCCAGGTGATGGTCCTGCCGCTCTGGACCGGGCAGTACGGGACGGGCGACCTCGGCTGGCTGGTGCCGAACGTGGTCTTCACGCTGGTGGCGGCCTACGCCAACCACGCCAGCTACCGTCAGCGGATCACCAGTGACCGCCTCGCCCAAGTGCAGGCCGAAAAGGAAGCCCTGGCCGCCGACGCCGAACGCGAACGCATCGCCCGCGACCTGCACGACCTGCTGGGCCATACCCTGTCGGTCATCGTGCTCAAGAGCGAACTGGCAAGCAAGCTGGCCGAACGTGACCCCGCCCGCGCCGCCGGGGAAATCCGCGAGGTGGAACGCATCAGCCGGGAAGCTCTCTCGGAGGTCCGTGCGGCAGTCAGCGGCTACCGGGGCAGTGGCCTGAAGGCCGAACTCGCCCGCGCGAAGGTGGCGCTGGACGCGGCGGGCGTGCGCCTGGAATACGGCGGCCAGCCCGGCCCGCTGCCCCCCGAGGTCGAACACGGCATGAGCATGGTGCTGCGCGAGGCGGTCACCAACGTGGTCCGCCATGCCCGCGCGAGCGAGTGCCGGGTGAGCATCACGCGGGCGGGCGGTTACTCCCGCCTGGAAATCGTGGACGACGGCGTGGGCGGAGCGGCCCCCGAAGGCACCGGGCTGACCTCCATGCGCGAACGGGTGCGCGCTCTGGGCGGCGAATTCACGCGGGACGGGACAGCGGGAACGAGGCTCGTTGCCAGCTTCCCGGGCGCAGAGGGCAGCGGGCCGAGAGCCGGGAGCGAACGCCTTTCTGGCCCTCTGCCTTCTTCGCCGCGCCGGAGGCCCCAGTGA
- the ispD gene encoding 2-C-methyl-D-erythritol 4-phosphate cytidylyltransferase, which produces MTGVCFLAGRTAALIPAAGSGTRLGRGPKAFVEVAGKSLLARSVAALAPLVDEVLVALPEGLTLPEGVPARAIPGGETRQESVWRLLHATSADVVLVHDAARPFLPEGVVQALLEAVPETGAATAALPVADTLVRGERGRWADLVPRAGLWAVQTPQGFRRELLLRAHAAARAEGFSATDDAGLIARLGFPVTLVPGDARLFKVTTPGDLALAQAVAAVWDATS; this is translated from the coding sequence GTGACCGGCGTCTGCTTCCTGGCGGGCCGCACCGCCGCCCTGATTCCCGCCGCCGGGTCCGGCACCCGCCTGGGCCGGGGGCCGAAGGCCTTCGTGGAGGTGGCGGGCAAGAGCCTGCTGGCCCGCAGCGTGGCCGCCCTCGCGCCCCTGGTGGACGAGGTGCTGGTGGCGCTGCCGGAGGGGCTCACCCTGCCGGAAGGCGTCCCGGCGCGGGCCATTCCGGGCGGCGAGACGCGGCAGGAGAGCGTCTGGCGCCTGCTGCACGCGACCTCGGCGGACGTGGTGCTGGTCCACGACGCGGCGCGGCCCTTCCTGCCGGAAGGTGTGGTTCAGGCGCTGCTGGAGGCCGTCCCGGAAACCGGCGCCGCCACCGCCGCCCTGCCCGTGGCCGATACCCTGGTGCGGGGCGAGCGGGGCAGATGGGCGGACCTGGTCCCCCGCGCGGGCCTGTGGGCGGTGCAGACGCCACAGGGCTTCCGCCGCGAGCTGCTGCTGCGGGCGCACGCGGCGGCGCGGGCCGAAGGCTTCAGCGCGACGGACGACGCGGGATTGATTGCGCGGCTGGGCTTCCCGGTCACACTGGTCCCCGGCGACGCGCGGCTCTTCAAGGTCACCACCCCCGGCGACCTGGCCCTCGCGCAGGCGGTGGCGGCGGTGTGGGATGCTACGTCCTGA
- a CDS encoding UbiX family flavin prenyltransferase: MRLVVGVSGGSGIPYALSVLRALRELEVETHLIVTSGAKRVMTAEGGPQLADLTALARVTHDDRDLAASIASGSLRTDGMLIVPCSAGTLAKVAGGFADNLLARAAHVTLKERRRLVLVLREDPLSRPMLQNMLSAFDAGATVMTASPGFYHAPDTVEKLLHFVTARVLDQFGLDVPGFRRWKEAEA, translated from the coding sequence ATGCGGTTGGTGGTGGGCGTGAGCGGCGGAAGCGGCATTCCCTACGCGCTGTCGGTGCTGCGGGCGCTGAGGGAACTGGAGGTCGAGACGCACCTGATCGTCACCAGCGGCGCCAAGCGCGTGATGACGGCGGAAGGCGGCCCCCAGCTCGCGGACCTGACGGCCCTGGCCCGCGTCACGCACGATGACCGCGACCTCGCGGCCAGCATCGCCAGCGGTTCCCTTCGCACCGACGGCATGCTGATCGTGCCGTGCAGCGCCGGGACGCTGGCGAAGGTGGCGGGCGGCTTTGCGGACAACCTGCTCGCTCGGGCCGCGCACGTCACCCTCAAGGAACGGCGGCGGCTGGTGCTGGTGCTGCGGGAAGACCCTCTCTCGCGGCCCATGCTCCAGAACATGCTGAGTGCCTTCGACGCGGGTGCGACCGTCATGACCGCCAGCCCCGGCTTCTACCACGCGCCGGACACGGTAGAGAAACTGCTGCATTTCGTCACCGCCCGCGTGCTGGACCAGTTCGGGCTGGACGTGCCGGGGTTCCGGCGCTGGAAGGAGGCAGAAGCGTGA
- a CDS encoding ABC transporter ATP-binding protein gives MNGEAIELRGVSKTFGRVRALDDLNLSLHAGELTALLGPNGAGKTTAIGLMLGLLRPTAGTVRVLGRDPRDSRTRTEVGAMPQESALPTALKVREAVTLFARMYPAPLDVEEALALADLLPLADRRAGALSGGQARRLAFALAVVGNPAVLYLDEPTTGMDAGSRQAFWAAAERMKEAGKTILLTTHYLEEAERTADRVVVMNAGRLLADGTPEQLRARIATARVRFTSDLVLAELRHLPGVEAAEVDARGHATLTTRTPEALVTALVQSGLPFSELEVTRASLEDAFMSLTASPQAVPA, from the coding sequence ATGAACGGAGAAGCGATTGAACTGCGCGGCGTGAGCAAGACGTTCGGGCGGGTGCGGGCGCTGGACGACCTGAATCTGAGTCTCCACGCGGGGGAACTGACGGCGCTGCTGGGGCCGAACGGGGCGGGCAAGACGACGGCCATCGGGCTGATGCTGGGCCTCCTGCGGCCGACGGCGGGAACGGTGCGCGTGCTGGGGCGTGATCCCCGCGACAGCCGCACCCGGACGGAAGTGGGGGCCATGCCGCAGGAAAGTGCCCTCCCCACCGCCCTGAAGGTGCGCGAGGCCGTCACGCTGTTTGCGCGCATGTACCCCGCACCCCTCGACGTGGAGGAGGCGCTGGCCCTGGCCGACCTGCTGCCGCTGGCGGATCGCCGGGCCGGGGCGCTGTCGGGCGGGCAGGCGCGGCGGCTGGCCTTTGCGCTGGCGGTGGTCGGGAATCCGGCGGTGCTGTACCTGGACGAGCCGACGACCGGCATGGACGCCGGGAGCCGGCAGGCCTTCTGGGCGGCGGCGGAGCGCATGAAGGAAGCGGGCAAGACCATCCTGCTCACCACGCACTATCTGGAGGAGGCCGAACGCACCGCCGACCGGGTGGTGGTGATGAACGCGGGCCGACTGCTGGCCGACGGGACCCCCGAACAGCTCCGCGCCCGCATCGCCACCGCGCGTGTGCGCTTCACGTCCGATCTGGTGCTGGCCGAACTGCGGCACCTGCCGGGTGTGGAGGCCGCCGAGGTGGACGCACGCGGGCACGCCACCCTCACCACCCGCACGCCGGAAGCCCTGGTCACGGCGCTGGTGCAGTCCGGTCTGCCCTTCAGTGAACTGGAGGTGACGCGCGCCAGCCTGGAAGACGCCTTCATGAGCCTGACGGCCAGCCCGCAGGCGGTGCCCGCATGA
- a CDS encoding DUF6582 domain-containing protein: MSELSDKQREQLKDRQFAYIDRQGGRHLPIEDETHVRNAVARFSQTDFESGEAKHQAAQKIVDAAQKYGIELSDDDAVVKAARSKG; this comes from the coding sequence ATGAGTGAACTCTCCGACAAGCAGCGCGAGCAGTTGAAAGACCGGCAGTTCGCCTACATCGACCGGCAGGGCGGGCGGCATCTCCCCATCGAGGACGAAACGCACGTGCGAAACGCCGTCGCCCGCTTCTCGCAGACCGACTTCGAGAGCGGCGAGGCAAAACACCAGGCTGCCCAGAAGATTGTCGACGCCGCCCAAAAGTACGGCATCGAGCTGAGTGACGACGACGCGGTGGTGAAGGCGGCCCGCAGCAAGGGCTGA
- a CDS encoding ABC transporter permease has product MTTLTPTAAVSARRAPLLPLLTQLVLAELRRLARNPMFALATLGFPILFFALFGLPAVHEKTAAGVNVGQYILVSFGTYSLLTLAMFSFGAAVASERTGGWLRLLRASPLPAPLYLLAKVIAALLFSALSLALLYAFAHFVGGVTLPAGQALLIAGKLLLGMVSLIALGLCIGFLANPTSASVIAQIISVLVSFGSGLFVPLDQLPKFVQNLAPYLPSYHLAQIGWNTLAGQGNDAPHWVWLAGYTLVFALVAAWAYRRDEARGE; this is encoded by the coding sequence ATGACCACCCTGACGCCCACCGCTGCCGTCTCCGCCCGCCGCGCGCCCCTGCTGCCGCTCCTCACCCAGCTCGTGCTGGCCGAACTGCGCCGTTTGGCCCGCAATCCGATGTTCGCGCTGGCGACGCTGGGCTTTCCCATCCTGTTCTTCGCGCTGTTCGGTCTGCCCGCCGTCCACGAGAAGACGGCCGCCGGGGTGAATGTCGGGCAGTACATCCTGGTGAGTTTCGGCACCTACTCGCTGCTGACGCTGGCGATGTTCTCGTTCGGGGCCGCCGTCGCCAGCGAGCGCACCGGGGGCTGGCTGCGGCTGCTGCGCGCTTCGCCGTTGCCCGCGCCGCTGTATCTGCTGGCCAAGGTGATCGCCGCGCTGCTCTTCAGCGCCCTGAGCCTGGCCCTGCTGTACGCCTTCGCGCACTTCGTGGGTGGCGTGACCCTGCCCGCCGGGCAGGCCCTCCTGATCGCGGGCAAGCTGCTGCTGGGCATGGTGTCGCTGATCGCGCTGGGGCTGTGCATCGGCTTCCTGGCGAACCCCACCAGCGCCAGCGTGATCGCCCAGATCATCAGCGTGCTGGTGTCCTTCGGCTCGGGGCTGTTCGTGCCGCTGGATCAGCTCCCGAAGTTCGTGCAGAACCTCGCACCTTACCTGCCCAGCTACCACCTCGCGCAGATCGGCTGGAATACGCTCGCGGGGCAGGGAAACGATGCACCGCACTGGGTCTGGCTGGCCGGGTATACGCTGGTCTTCGCCCTGGTCGCCGCGTGGGCCTACCGCCGCGACGAGGCGCGCGGAGAATAG
- a CDS encoding 4-(cytidine 5'-diphospho)-2-C-methyl-D-erythritol kinase, giving the protein MPLDPLTVRPSDGGQAASYLAPAKVNLGLSVRGLRQGGYHELHSVMVPLAVGDDLELAPADTLTLRVEGAALPTDERNLVYRAARAYLAAAGASGGAAITLRKRLPLASGLGGGSSDAATALMALARLYPAPVNLPALALTLGADVPFFLLGQAALAQGVGEVLTPLPVPRVPLVLVNPGVEVSAKDAYTWLDGEEAFTPALDVEGILAALTARRDVPYFNALQGPVASRHPAIQAALTALSGAGLRSPLMSGSGATCFALAGSDDQAHDAARLIQARQPGWWVVATRTL; this is encoded by the coding sequence ATGCCCCTAGACCCTTTGACCGTTAGACCGTCAGACGGCGGCCAAGCCGCCTCCTACCTCGCCCCCGCCAAAGTCAACCTGGGCCTCAGTGTGCGTGGCCTGCGGCAAGGCGGCTACCACGAACTGCACTCGGTCATGGTGCCGCTGGCGGTGGGCGACGATCTGGAACTTGCGCCCGCCGACACGCTGACCCTGCGGGTGGAGGGGGCGGCCCTCCCCACCGACGAACGCAACCTGGTTTACCGGGCGGCGCGGGCTTACCTGGCCGCGGCGGGGGCCAGCGGCGGCGCGGCGATCACCCTCCGCAAGCGGCTCCCGCTGGCCTCCGGCCTGGGCGGCGGCAGCAGCGACGCGGCGACCGCCCTGATGGCCCTGGCCCGGCTGTACCCCGCGCCCGTGAACCTCCCCGCCCTGGCCCTGACGCTGGGGGCGGACGTGCCCTTCTTCCTGCTGGGGCAGGCGGCGCTGGCGCAGGGGGTCGGGGAAGTCCTGACGCCGCTGCCGGTCCCGCGCGTGCCGCTGGTGCTGGTCAATCCGGGGGTGGAGGTCAGCGCGAAGGACGCCTACACCTGGCTGGACGGGGAGGAGGCCTTCACCCCGGCCCTCGACGTGGAAGGCATCCTCGCCGCCCTCACCGCCCGGCGCGACGTGCCGTACTTCAACGCCCTGCAAGGGCCGGTCGCCTCGCGCCACCCGGCCATTCAGGCCGCCCTTACGGCCCTGTCGGGCGCAGGCCTGCGCTCGCCCTTGATGAGCGGCTCGGGCGCCACCTGCTTCGCCCTGGCCGGAAGTGACGACCAGGCGCACGACGCCGCCCGGCTGATTCAGGCCCGGCAGCCGGGGTGGTGGGTGGTGGCGACAAGGACGCTGTAG
- a CDS encoding cytochrome P450, protein MTAALDAATLLQGYWQGAHLEDPPAYLDRVRAVSPVLYDPGLGFALLTGHAEVNAALKSPHVRTGKVGGDPAFMQSEAARLMAPMMLFHDGASHTRLRSLAQRAFTPRVLEESREFITALTDHLLDEAARQARANGGEVDAVSALAVPLPVSVIVQMLGLSGADADRFKTWAGSVTDLLGGVNVTPERWAQVEADATAMRRYFRTLADDLRAHPQPGLLSALAAAEDEGGRLSGEELLANAVLLLVAGHETTSNLISGSLHALHAWPGEWAWLAEDPEARAGNAVEELLRFVSPVQSTGRFTTAPLTVGGVELPAGLHLGLSLAGANRDPRVFQDPQRLNLSRENARLHLSFAAGAHYCLGASLARMEAAIFLTCFLHRFPDYGVPEQHLAYLPNFTLRGLRALRLNLA, encoded by the coding sequence ATGACTGCTGCCCTTGACGCCGCCACGCTGCTGCAAGGCTACTGGCAGGGCGCGCACCTGGAAGACCCGCCCGCCTACCTGGACCGTGTCCGGGCCGTTTCGCCGGTGCTGTACGACCCCGGTCTGGGCTTCGCGCTGCTGACCGGTCATGCCGAGGTGAACGCGGCCCTCAAGAGTCCCCACGTCCGCACCGGCAAGGTGGGAGGCGACCCGGCCTTCATGCAGAGCGAGGCCGCCCGGCTGATGGCCCCGATGATGCTGTTCCACGACGGGGCCAGCCATACCCGGCTGCGCTCCCTCGCGCAGCGGGCCTTCACGCCGCGTGTGCTGGAGGAGAGCCGCGAGTTCATCACCGCCCTCACGGATCACCTGCTCGACGAGGCCGCCCGGCAGGCCCGCGCCAACGGGGGAGAGGTGGACGCGGTGAGCGCCCTCGCGGTGCCCCTCCCCGTCAGCGTGATCGTGCAGATGCTGGGGCTGAGCGGTGCGGACGCCGACCGCTTCAAGACCTGGGCGGGCAGCGTGACGGATCTGCTGGGCGGCGTGAACGTCACCCCGGAACGCTGGGCGCAGGTGGAGGCCGACGCCACCGCCATGCGCCGTTACTTCCGCACCCTGGCCGACGACCTGCGCGCCCACCCCCAGCCGGGCCTGCTCTCGGCCCTGGCCGCCGCCGAGGACGAGGGGGGAAGGCTCAGCGGGGAAGAACTCCTCGCCAACGCCGTGCTGCTGCTCGTCGCCGGGCACGAGACGACCAGCAACCTGATCTCGGGGAGCCTGCACGCGCTGCACGCCTGGCCGGGAGAGTGGGCCTGGCTGGCCGAGGACCCCGAGGCCCGCGCCGGAAACGCGGTGGAGGAACTGCTGCGCTTCGTCTCCCCCGTGCAGAGCACCGGACGGTTCACCACGGCGCCCCTGACGGTGGGCGGGGTGGAATTGCCCGCCGGGTTGCACCTCGGCCTGAGCCTGGCCGGGGCCAACCGCGACCCGCGCGTGTTTCAAGACCCGCAGCGCCTGAACTTGAGCCGCGAGAACGCCCGATTGCACCTGAGTTTCGCAGCGGGCGCGCACTACTGCCTGGGCGCGAGCCTGGCCCGCATGGAGGCCGCCATCTTCCTGACGTGCTTCCTGCACCGCTTCCCCGACTACGGGGTGCCCGAACAGCACCTCGCGTACCTGCCAAATTTCACGCTGCGGGGGCTGCGTGCCCTGCGCCTGAACCTCGCTTGA